In Haloplanus rubicundus, one DNA window encodes the following:
- a CDS encoding NADPH-dependent FMN reductase produces the protein MTEQPPTTTVVAVAGSLRDHSYTRLALRRALDAAADAGAEVDLLDLRAYDLPPLDPDLDEQGDSTAVARRIREADAVLLGTPMYHGSYSGVLKNALDHCGFDEFEGKTVGLLGVAGGAFPITALEHLRSVCRALDAWVLPHQAAIPRASAAFSDGEFVDEGIETRVATLGRRAVEYATIEPDPRTFESDQNVGG, from the coding sequence GTGACCGAGCAGCCGCCCACGACCACCGTCGTCGCCGTCGCGGGCAGCCTCCGCGACCACAGCTACACCCGACTCGCGCTCCGTCGCGCCCTCGACGCCGCCGCCGACGCCGGCGCCGAGGTCGATTTGCTCGACCTGCGGGCGTACGACCTGCCGCCCCTCGACCCCGATCTTGACGAGCAAGGCGACAGCACGGCCGTCGCCCGGCGCATCCGCGAGGCCGATGCCGTCCTGCTCGGCACGCCCATGTACCACGGCTCGTACTCCGGCGTGCTGAAGAACGCGCTCGACCACTGCGGGTTCGACGAGTTCGAGGGCAAGACCGTCGGTCTCCTCGGTGTCGCCGGCGGCGCCTTTCCCATCACCGCGCTCGAACACCTGCGTTCGGTCTGTCGCGCCCTCGACGCGTGGGTGTTGCCGCATCAGGCGGCGATTCCGCGGGCGTCGGCCGCCTTCTCGGACGGCGAGTTCGTCGACGAGGGCATCGAGACCCGCGTCGCCACCCTCGGCCGCCGCGCCGTCGAGTACGCGACCATCGAACCCGACCCCCGGACGTTCGAGAGCGACCAGAACGTGGGCGGGTAG
- a CDS encoding YIP1 family protein has product MTTWVENPRGGRDRGPRGLARAWVEVLVRPRRFFENGVAPGDQAPGLVFAVAVAVAYAVLLAVLDPLRFPATGALRAAVVVLLVAVLVAPAVLHLLAALQTLALMVFVRDRAGVSETVQVLAYATAPCPLAAVPSPELRVACCLYGAALLVVGLVTVHRTTPGRAVLAAALPAALLFGYGFGGFDALFTLLRAWYII; this is encoded by the coding sequence GTGACGACGTGGGTCGAGAACCCCCGTGGCGGGCGTGACCGCGGCCCTCGCGGCCTCGCCCGTGCGTGGGTCGAAGTGCTCGTTCGCCCCCGCCGGTTCTTCGAGAACGGCGTCGCGCCCGGCGATCAGGCGCCGGGCCTCGTCTTCGCCGTGGCCGTGGCCGTCGCGTACGCCGTCCTCCTCGCCGTCCTCGACCCCCTCCGATTCCCCGCGACCGGGGCGCTCCGGGCCGCAGTGGTCGTCCTCCTCGTCGCCGTCCTCGTCGCGCCCGCGGTCCTCCACCTCCTCGCGGCGCTCCAGACGCTCGCCCTGATGGTCTTCGTCCGCGACCGGGCGGGCGTCAGCGAGACGGTGCAGGTGCTCGCCTACGCGACGGCGCCGTGTCCCCTCGCCGCCGTGCCGAGTCCCGAACTCCGCGTCGCCTGCTGTCTCTACGGCGCCGCGCTCCTCGTCGTCGGCCTCGTCACCGTCCACCGGACGACGCCCGGCCGGGCGGTCCTCGCGGCGGCCCTCCCGGCCGCGCTCCTCTTCGGCTACGGCTTCGGCGGGTTCGACGCGCTCTTCACCCTGCTCCGGGCCTGGTACATCATCTAG
- a CDS encoding hydrogenase iron-sulfur subunit translates to MNVGAFVCSCADTCDIDLEGVRDGVRDVEVVASSSHLCDDGLPAMAHLIEEYDLDQLLVTTPEGRCQDAIRETAVEGGLHPEATAFVDHREGAAWVHDSAAATEKTARLLNARRESLDHEPISRTVSREAGDAVAVVGDAETAAALADTADVTLVANGRDFDDADADLGDVSLARGRVVDVVGEYGDFELELRARVTEDCISCMDCVREGPDGMVTRSPVDIDPDAPDGEWADCCPVDAIDLDGVTRTVEADQVIFPGATGTARGGQIGLYTGPVDGATIAAVEDLLGGITKPQHLDLDMEVCAAGESSQPGCNACVDACPHDAVDRPYVDEVEFDPVACQDCGACTSSCPTGAVQLRDPSNERIAREVETLLDPGTDDDGGLLGGLRGGDAAIDTPVVAFVCSERAEDALRRYGRLAREDDDVRYPPILPVGVDCTDTVGEPHVMHALAAGADGVAIVGCGGDCLHSGPDPKAELVRRLDRATGDLGLGERVTFLAPDPAEPRAFVQDLSQFVVELDPTPVPAGDHEATGTVREDKPNPPFNSHDWTLESVRALLDHVEPNREVIRGLTDFGWMEVSDACNLTPTCSTLCPTDAIRRTDDADLEFNHEDCVNCGLCEEGCPETAITMHDGLDLSKLPENREGERWETVYEGEMRACVRCGKPFASEGTAEHVAGEVGELVEGVAPKSEHSVFDYCAECRAVLLFEEGGR, encoded by the coding sequence ATGAACGTCGGCGCGTTCGTATGCTCCTGTGCGGATACGTGCGATATCGACCTCGAAGGCGTCCGTGACGGCGTCAGGGATGTGGAAGTAGTCGCCAGTTCGTCCCATCTCTGTGACGACGGCCTTCCGGCGATGGCCCACCTCATCGAGGAGTACGACCTCGATCAGCTCCTCGTGACGACGCCCGAGGGTCGCTGTCAGGACGCCATCCGGGAGACGGCGGTCGAGGGGGGCCTGCATCCCGAGGCGACGGCCTTCGTCGACCACCGCGAGGGTGCCGCCTGGGTCCACGACAGCGCGGCGGCGACGGAGAAGACCGCCCGCCTGCTGAACGCCAGACGGGAGAGCCTCGATCACGAGCCGATCTCCCGGACGGTGTCCCGCGAGGCGGGCGACGCCGTCGCCGTCGTCGGCGACGCCGAGACGGCCGCGGCCCTCGCCGACACTGCGGACGTGACTCTCGTCGCCAACGGCAGGGACTTCGACGACGCCGACGCCGACCTCGGCGACGTCTCCCTCGCCCGCGGCCGCGTCGTCGACGTCGTCGGCGAGTACGGCGACTTCGAACTCGAACTCCGCGCTCGCGTCACCGAGGACTGCATCTCGTGTATGGACTGCGTGCGCGAGGGCCCGGACGGCATGGTGACGCGCAGCCCGGTCGACATCGACCCCGACGCCCCCGACGGCGAGTGGGCGGACTGCTGTCCCGTCGACGCAATCGACCTCGACGGCGTAACCCGGACGGTCGAGGCGGACCAGGTGATCTTCCCCGGCGCGACCGGGACGGCCCGGGGCGGGCAGATCGGCCTCTACACCGGCCCCGTCGACGGCGCCACCATCGCCGCCGTCGAGGATCTGCTCGGCGGCATCACGAAGCCACAGCATCTCGACCTCGACATGGAGGTGTGTGCCGCCGGCGAGTCGAGTCAGCCGGGCTGTAACGCCTGCGTCGACGCCTGTCCCCACGACGCGGTCGACCGCCCCTACGTCGACGAAGTCGAGTTCGATCCCGTCGCCTGTCAGGACTGTGGCGCCTGTACGAGTTCCTGCCCGACCGGCGCGGTGCAGCTCCGCGACCCGTCGAACGAGCGCATCGCCCGGGAAGTCGAGACGCTCCTCGACCCCGGCACCGACGACGACGGCGGCCTCCTCGGCGGTCTCCGCGGCGGCGACGCCGCCATCGACACGCCCGTCGTCGCCTTCGTCTGCTCGGAACGCGCCGAGGACGCCCTTCGCCGCTACGGCCGCCTCGCCCGCGAGGACGACGACGTCCGCTACCCGCCGATCCTCCCGGTCGGCGTCGACTGCACCGACACCGTCGGCGAGCCCCACGTCATGCACGCCCTCGCGGCCGGGGCGGACGGCGTCGCCATCGTCGGCTGTGGCGGCGACTGCCTCCACTCCGGTCCCGATCCGAAGGCCGAACTCGTCCGCCGACTCGACCGCGCGACCGGTGACCTCGGCCTCGGCGAGCGGGTCACCTTCCTCGCGCCCGACCCTGCCGAGCCGCGGGCGTTCGTCCAGGACCTCTCCCAGTTCGTCGTCGAACTCGATCCGACGCCGGTGCCCGCGGGCGACCACGAGGCGACCGGTACCGTCCGGGAGGACAAACCCAACCCGCCGTTCAACAGCCACGACTGGACGCTGGAGAGCGTTCGCGCCCTCCTCGACCACGTCGAGCCGAACCGGGAGGTGATACGCGGCCTGACGGACTTCGGCTGGATGGAGGTGTCGGACGCCTGCAACCTCACGCCGACCTGTTCGACCCTCTGTCCGACCGACGCCATCCGCCGCACCGACGACGCCGATCTCGAGTTCAACCACGAGGACTGTGTCAACTGCGGCCTCTGCGAGGAGGGGTGTCCGGAGACGGCCATCACCATGCACGACGGTCTCGACCTCTCGAAGCTCCCCGAGAACCGCGAGGGGGAGCGCTGGGAGACGGTGTACGAGGGCGAGATGCGCGCCTGCGTCCGGTGTGGGAAACCGTTCGCCAGCGAGGGGACCGCGGAGCACGTCGCCGGCGAAGTCGGCGAGCTGGTGGAGGGCGTCGCTCCCAAGTCCGAACACAGCGTCTTCGACTACTGCGCCGAGTGTCGTGCCGTACTCCTCTTCGAGGAGGGGGGTCGCTGA
- a CDS encoding DUF7405 family protein, whose protein sequence is MTSRRSALARLGAVAGTLGLSGCAQFLGSASSSGTDLPPNPHADALPNRQFVQNPYLRTDDAGNDMQARYRRLLFLTLDVEPSASAARTVERGMRTIEAAYDWRAEGLFHVLAWGTDYFRRIGELGAAPISKPQVISRTDNPDLLEFDAVLILESDVPSQLTAVENAMFRSGGPLNGEPVDHPLGDVFRIAEIRTGFLGEGLPARHADVEGIPAGALSQDDPTFMGFFSDRQGTQASEEFVTIDSDRFAGGTTLHVSHLTQNLDTWWEGLDDAGRVARMFSPEFDPSDIPDFADDVPFSDAVRDHARQFDVVGHHEKVAQVRRDGEPIILRRDFNTTDGDHAGVHFLSFQRKLKHFRATRRAMNGWYVRDDSQAITDRENNGILNFIDVQSRANFYVPPRDKRAFPLY, encoded by the coding sequence ATGACATCCCGACGTTCGGCACTCGCACGCCTGGGCGCGGTCGCTGGGACGCTCGGGCTCTCGGGGTGTGCGCAGTTCCTGGGCTCCGCCAGCAGTAGCGGCACCGACCTCCCGCCCAACCCACACGCCGACGCCCTCCCGAACCGACAGTTCGTCCAGAACCCGTACCTCCGCACCGACGACGCGGGCAACGACATGCAGGCCCGGTACCGGCGACTCCTCTTTCTGACCCTCGACGTCGAGCCATCGGCGAGCGCCGCCCGGACGGTCGAACGCGGGATGCGAACCATCGAAGCGGCCTACGACTGGCGCGCCGAGGGCCTGTTCCACGTCCTCGCCTGGGGGACCGACTACTTCCGCCGCATCGGCGAACTGGGCGCCGCCCCCATCTCGAAACCGCAGGTCATCTCCCGGACCGACAATCCCGATCTCCTCGAGTTCGACGCCGTCCTGATCCTCGAAAGCGACGTACCCTCGCAGTTGACGGCCGTCGAGAACGCCATGTTCCGGTCGGGCGGGCCGCTGAACGGCGAACCGGTCGACCACCCCCTCGGCGACGTGTTCCGCATCGCCGAGATCCGAACGGGCTTTCTCGGCGAGGGGTTACCCGCCCGCCACGCCGACGTCGAGGGGATTCCGGCCGGCGCGCTCTCCCAGGACGACCCCACGTTCATGGGGTTCTTCTCCGACCGACAGGGGACGCAGGCGAGCGAGGAGTTCGTCACCATCGACTCCGATCGGTTCGCGGGCGGCACGACGCTCCACGTCTCGCATCTGACACAGAACCTCGATACGTGGTGGGAGGGACTCGACGACGCCGGCCGCGTCGCACGGATGTTCTCGCCGGAGTTCGATCCTTCCGACATCCCCGACTTCGCCGACGACGTCCCCTTCAGCGACGCCGTCCGCGACCACGCCCGGCAGTTCGACGTGGTCGGTCACCACGAGAAAGTCGCGCAGGTGCGCCGCGACGGCGAGCCGATCATCCTCCGTCGGGACTTCAACACGACCGACGGCGACCACGCCGGCGTCCACTTCCTCTCCTTCCAGCGGAAGCTCAAACACTTCCGGGCGACCCGACGCGCGATGAACGGCTGGTACGTGCGCGACGACAGTCAGGCCATCACCGACCGCGAGAACAACGGCATCCTCAATTTCATCGACGTGCAGTCGCGGGCGAACTTCTACGTCCCCCCGCGGGACAAACGCGCCTTCCCGCTGTACTGA
- the fabG gene encoding 3-oxoacyl-[acyl-carrier-protein] reductase, whose product MSETTTRLEPLDPRPLADRTCLVTGASRGIGRSIALELARCGADVVVNYRSSDAAAREVEEIIEANGETAMCAQADVSEPDDVARMAEEIHGELGEVDVLVNNAGITIDRKFAEMTHEDWQTVIDVNLGGTFNCTKAFFDDIRDAEAGRLINISSVVGQQGNYGQANYATSKGGMFAFTRTLALELAAHDSTANCVAPGFVRTDMLEKVPERVQEKIREKIPLNRFADPEDIVGMVRFLASDHASYMTGQVLGVNGGLEW is encoded by the coding sequence ATGTCCGAGACGACCACACGGCTCGAACCCCTCGACCCACGTCCGCTCGCCGACCGAACCTGCCTCGTCACGGGCGCCTCGCGCGGCATCGGCCGGTCCATCGCCCTCGAACTCGCGCGCTGTGGTGCGGACGTGGTCGTGAACTACCGGAGCTCCGACGCCGCGGCCCGCGAAGTCGAGGAGATCATCGAGGCAAACGGCGAGACGGCGATGTGCGCACAGGCCGACGTGTCGGAGCCGGACGACGTGGCCCGCATGGCCGAGGAGATTCACGGCGAACTCGGCGAAGTCGACGTGTTGGTCAACAACGCCGGCATCACCATCGACCGCAAGTTCGCGGAGATGACCCACGAGGACTGGCAGACCGTCATCGACGTCAATCTCGGTGGAACCTTCAATTGCACCAAGGCCTTCTTCGACGACATCCGCGACGCCGAGGCTGGTCGCCTCATCAACATCTCCAGCGTCGTCGGCCAACAGGGAAACTACGGGCAGGCCAACTACGCCACCTCGAAGGGTGGGATGTTCGCGTTCACCCGGACGCTGGCGCTCGAACTCGCCGCGCACGATTCGACGGCCAACTGCGTCGCGCCGGGCTTCGTCAGGACGGACATGCTGGAGAAGGTGCCCGAACGCGTCCAGGAGAAGATTCGGGAGAAGATTCCGCTCAACCGCTTCGCCGACCCCGAGGACATCGTCGGCATGGTCCGCTTCCTCGCCAGCGACCACGCCAGCTACATGACCGGGCAGGTGCTCGGGGTCAACGGCGGGCTGGAGTGGTGA
- a CDS encoding DUF7124 domain-containing protein yields MTDRIDLDDIDTEEEEPDDEPNRGDWFWRGEGDPDDEPDGPFGTAGAREEGSDAGPTSGAWGDDGAGDQEGDGDDGTHAATPRVPRQSDDKPVGIPIEGGGAGGSHAGDREPVEGGVPDEGGGEGENESRQPTTGAAPHGEDPDDMTMALTYRAAKRLAHPASAFSDAGAWADWVGIVGRVDTPVINRFQRQNGVDADFFSGTGTGPGERLAEIGPRSMFYAKRMVVVGIAGEDERVAAEADWEFVPLEEAAEKAGWTLDVE; encoded by the coding sequence ATGACCGACCGCATCGATCTAGACGACATCGACACCGAGGAGGAGGAACCGGACGACGAGCCGAACCGCGGGGACTGGTTCTGGCGGGGCGAGGGCGATCCGGACGACGAGCCGGACGGCCCCTTCGGAACCGCCGGGGCGCGCGAGGAGGGATCGGACGCCGGTCCGACGAGCGGGGCGTGGGGGGACGACGGCGCGGGCGATCAAGAGGGCGACGGTGACGACGGGACCCACGCCGCGACGCCACGGGTGCCCCGCCAGAGCGACGACAAACCCGTCGGTATCCCGATAGAGGGCGGCGGGGCTGGCGGCTCCCACGCCGGCGACCGCGAGCCCGTCGAGGGTGGGGTCCCGGACGAGGGCGGGGGCGAGGGCGAGAACGAAAGCCGTCAGCCCACCACCGGCGCGGCGCCCCACGGCGAGGACCCCGACGACATGACGATGGCGTTGACCTACCGGGCCGCCAAACGGCTGGCGCATCCGGCCTCTGCCTTCTCGGATGCGGGGGCGTGGGCGGACTGGGTCGGCATCGTCGGCCGGGTCGACACGCCAGTCATCAACCGCTTCCAGCGTCAGAACGGCGTCGACGCCGACTTCTTCAGCGGCACGGGGACCGGTCCGGGGGAGCGGCTCGCCGAAATCGGCCCCCGGTCGATGTTTTACGCGAAGCGGATGGTCGTCGTCGGCATCGCCGGCGAGGACGAACGCGTCGCCGCCGAGGCCGACTGGGAGTTCGTTCCGCTCGAAGAGGCGGCGGAGAAGGCGGGCTGGACCCTCGACGTGGAGTAA
- a CDS encoding DHH family phosphoesterase produces the protein MDWITHEEDVWFDFRGSSPDQLVSGRYYKGTVDGFADFGVFVDLAPGVTGLLHRSELDRRLESLDWEPGDTVFVQVKNVRDNGNVDLSWSIRQSGDEFRGAQVHDPDGDADGETIESDDDDDGPGPVRQTPTPDHDEALNGDADADADDESDVDADGTDTTDTDAADGTDTTDTDAADGSTAASADEPTADLDRVDVDSLDDRVGETVRLEGEIVGVRQTSGPTVFELRDASGAVDCAAFVEAGVRAYPDVEVGSLVRLDGEVERRYDELQVETEALEILADDEAADVERRLADALTAEARPESATTLVDGDAVDAVAEDLVDAAETIRRAVLESRPVVVRHAATTDGYVAGAAIERAVLPLIREEHAAADAEYHYFTRRPLEESVYDMDDATNDVTRMLQDRDRHDEKLPLVLLVGTGSTVESSDGLGLLGIYGARRVVVDADVADAAVADDCEAIVNPGLAGADAADLSTGTLAATLAATVDPDVADDLSHLPAVSYWGDAPEAYVSLASEAGYDADRTRELREAIALEAYYQSYEDKRELITDLLFDDAGGLAGHISEQFRRKLDAEVDTATANVETRDEGDLTVEVLDTDAYTHRFDFPPTSLLLDELGRRRDADLIVGVGTDECYLRSAGDLDVRGVAGDAAERVDDAGITAASVRDGRIEFLSGRRDAAVDAIVAAAVERLA, from the coding sequence ATGGATTGGATCACCCACGAAGAAGACGTTTGGTTTGATTTCCGCGGTTCCAGCCCGGACCAACTGGTCTCGGGTCGATACTACAAGGGGACGGTCGACGGCTTCGCCGACTTCGGCGTGTTCGTCGACCTCGCGCCCGGCGTGACGGGACTGCTGCACCGAAGCGAACTCGACCGTCGCCTCGAGAGCCTCGATTGGGAGCCCGGCGACACCGTGTTCGTCCAGGTCAAGAACGTTCGCGACAACGGCAACGTCGACCTCTCCTGGTCGATCCGCCAGTCCGGCGACGAGTTCCGCGGGGCGCAGGTGCACGACCCCGACGGCGACGCCGACGGCGAGACCATCGAGTCCGACGACGACGACGACGGACCCGGCCCCGTTCGACAGACGCCGACGCCGGATCACGACGAGGCGCTGAACGGTGACGCCGACGCCGACGCCGACGACGAGTCCGACGTCGACGCCGACGGGACCGACACGACGGATACCGACGCCGCCGACGGGACCGACACGACGGATACCGACGCCGCCGACGGCTCGACGGCAGCGTCCGCCGACGAACCGACCGCCGACCTCGACCGCGTCGACGTCGACTCCCTCGACGACCGCGTCGGCGAGACGGTCCGGCTGGAGGGCGAAATCGTCGGCGTCCGGCAGACCAGCGGCCCGACGGTGTTCGAACTCCGCGACGCCTCCGGCGCCGTCGACTGCGCGGCCTTCGTCGAGGCGGGCGTCCGCGCCTACCCCGACGTCGAGGTCGGGAGCCTCGTCCGCCTCGACGGCGAGGTGGAACGCCGCTACGACGAACTGCAGGTCGAGACCGAGGCGCTCGAAATCCTCGCCGACGACGAGGCGGCCGACGTCGAGCGCCGACTGGCCGACGCCTTGACCGCCGAGGCCCGACCCGAATCCGCGACGACGCTCGTCGACGGAGACGCCGTCGACGCGGTGGCCGAGGACCTCGTCGACGCCGCGGAGACGATCCGGCGGGCCGTCCTCGAATCCCGACCGGTCGTCGTCCGCCACGCCGCGACCACCGACGGCTACGTCGCGGGCGCGGCCATCGAGCGGGCCGTCCTCCCGCTGATCCGCGAGGAACACGCCGCCGCCGACGCCGAGTACCACTATTTCACGCGTCGACCGCTCGAGGAGTCGGTCTACGACATGGACGACGCGACCAACGACGTGACGCGGATGCTCCAGGACCGCGACCGACACGACGAGAAACTGCCGCTCGTCCTCCTCGTGGGGACGGGGAGCACGGTCGAATCCAGCGACGGTCTGGGGCTGCTCGGCATCTACGGCGCCCGGCGCGTCGTCGTCGACGCCGACGTGGCCGACGCCGCGGTGGCCGACGACTGCGAGGCCATCGTCAACCCCGGCCTCGCCGGCGCCGACGCCGCCGATCTCTCGACGGGGACGCTCGCCGCCACCCTCGCCGCGACGGTCGACCCCGACGTGGCCGACGACCTCTCGCACCTCCCCGCCGTCTCCTACTGGGGCGACGCCCCCGAGGCGTACGTCTCCCTCGCTTCCGAGGCGGGCTACGACGCCGACCGCACGCGCGAACTCCGGGAGGCCATCGCGCTGGAGGCGTACTACCAGTCCTACGAGGACAAGCGCGAACTCATCACGGACCTCCTGTTCGACGACGCGGGCGGCCTCGCCGGCCACATCAGCGAGCAGTTCCGCCGGAAACTCGACGCCGAGGTCGACACCGCGACGGCCAACGTCGAGACCCGCGATGAAGGCGACCTGACGGTCGAGGTGCTCGACACGGACGCCTACACCCACCGCTTCGACTTCCCGCCGACGAGCCTCCTACTCGACGAACTCGGTCGCCGCCGCGACGCGGACCTGATCGTCGGCGTCGGCACCGACGAGTGTTACCTCCGCTCGGCGGGCGACCTCGACGTGCGTGGCGTGGCTGGCGACGCCGCCGAACGCGTCGACGACGCCGGTATCACCGCCGCGAGCGTCCGCGACGGCCGCATCGAGTTCCTCTCCGGTCGCCGCGACGCCGCCGTCGACGCCATCGTCGCGGCCGCCGTCGAGCGACTGGCCTGA
- a CDS encoding TorD/DmsD family molecular chaperone, with protein MDEQALYESRLELVDFLVEALHDAPDESFVERLLSGDVRTPDGEVNEPLDRGFDALRTFVEEHQEYDVSEVQDALEREYTRLLVGPRPPVIAHETYYREDADYLGEGVAEVEASYGAAGWAPPEEYPEENDFVVVELAFLRHLIDQQRQGAEEAVGFERVFLDEHALTWVDAFTDDLREQTNSRFYMAVADVYAGTLQFEDELVAGLL; from the coding sequence ATGGACGAACAGGCCCTCTACGAGTCGCGACTCGAACTCGTGGACTTTCTGGTCGAGGCGCTCCACGACGCCCCCGACGAGTCGTTCGTCGAACGACTGCTCTCCGGCGACGTTCGGACGCCGGACGGCGAGGTGAACGAGCCGCTCGACCGCGGCTTCGACGCCCTCCGTACCTTCGTCGAGGAACACCAGGAGTACGACGTCTCGGAGGTGCAAGACGCCCTCGAACGGGAGTACACGCGCCTGCTCGTCGGGCCGCGCCCGCCCGTCATCGCCCACGAAACCTACTACCGGGAGGACGCCGACTACCTCGGCGAGGGGGTCGCCGAGGTGGAGGCGAGCTACGGCGCCGCCGGCTGGGCGCCGCCCGAGGAGTATCCCGAGGAGAACGACTTCGTCGTCGTCGAGCTCGCCTTCCTCCGCCACCTGATCGATCAACAGCGCCAGGGCGCCGAGGAGGCCGTCGGCTTCGAGCGCGTCTTCCTCGACGAACACGCGCTGACTTGGGTCGACGCCTTCACCGACGACCTGCGCGAACAGACGAACAGCCGATTCTACATGGCCGTCGCCGACGTCTACGCGGGCACGCTCCAGTTCGAGGACGAACTCGTCGCGGGGCTCCTCTAG